The following proteins are encoded in a genomic region of Nitrospirota bacterium:
- a CDS encoding PilT/PilU family type 4a pilus ATPase yields MNIAIFNQILHIAFEKKVSDIHFEVDNPPMFRARGHLIRSKIENLTKKDTEFVANAVMEQHNRKLPEDLKEFDTSYTLANVGRFRVSIFRQRGNLGVVMRVIPHQIGTFAELNLPPVLGKIVQVPNGLILVTGPTGNGKSTTLASMMRFINDNFDYNIITIEDPIEFLFTSNKSCIIQREVGIDTDNFSVALRSAMRMNPDVIMVGEIRDLETIDACVKAAETGHLVLSTFHTQNTASSINRIIGYFPPQAQENARSRLAESLVAIISLRLVRGKNEESVLPVLEVMYATSTIKACIRDNHLDEIEQYIEKGRDEYGMQSMDQHLIQLCKAGLITLDEAKRISHSKDLERKLTYGES; encoded by the coding sequence ATGAATATCGCAATATTTAACCAGATCCTTCACATCGCATTCGAAAAAAAGGTCTCGGATATCCATTTTGAGGTCGACAACCCGCCGATGTTCCGGGCGCGCGGTCATCTTATACGCTCCAAGATCGAGAACCTGACAAAAAAAGATACTGAGTTCGTCGCAAACGCGGTTATGGAGCAGCACAACCGGAAGCTGCCCGAAGACTTGAAGGAATTCGATACGTCCTACACGCTGGCGAATGTCGGCCGCTTCCGGGTGAGCATCTTCCGTCAGCGCGGCAATCTCGGCGTTGTTATGCGCGTGATACCTCACCAGATCGGCACGTTCGCGGAGCTGAATCTTCCGCCGGTGCTCGGCAAAATCGTGCAGGTTCCGAACGGACTGATCCTCGTCACCGGGCCGACCGGCAACGGCAAATCAACGACGCTTGCTTCGATGATGAGATTTATCAATGATAATTTCGATTACAATATCATTACGATCGAGGACCCGATCGAGTTCCTGTTCACTTCGAACAAAAGCTGTATCATCCAGCGGGAGGTGGGCATCGATACGGATAATTTCAGCGTCGCGCTGCGGTCCGCAATGCGCATGAATCCGGACGTCATCATGGTCGGAGAAATACGGGATCTCGAAACAATAGACGCCTGCGTGAAGGCCGCCGAGACGGGGCACCTGGTATTGTCCACGTTTCACACCCAGAATACGGCTTCGTCCATCAACCGTATCATTGGTTATTTCCCGCCTCAGGCGCAGGAGAATGCCAGGAGCAGGCTGGCGGAGAGCCTTGTCGCGATCATTTCGTTGCGGCTGGTGCGAGGGAAAAACGAAGAATCGGTCCTGCCGGTCCTTGAAGTGATGTATGCGACATCCACCATCAAGGCGTGCATCAGGGACAATCACCTCGACGAGATCGAGCAGTATATCGAAAAAGGACGCGACGAATACGGCATGCAGTCAATGGACCAGCATCTCATTCAGCTCTGCAAAGCGGGCCTCATAACGCTCGATGAGGCGAAGCGCATCTCTCACTCGAAAGACCTTGAGCGAAAGCTCACGTACGGTGAATCATAG
- a CDS encoding NAD(P)H-dependent oxidoreductase — protein sequence MAQKKIAVLVGSLRKESLNRKMAKALMTLSPGSLKLEIIEIGGLPLYDQDRDDNPPPAWTEFREHIKNVDGVLFVTPEYNRSVPGALKNALDVGSRPYGKSAWAGKPGAVVSVSPGALGGFGANHHLRQSLVFINVPTMQQPEAYIGQAANLFDENGNIVNEATREFAQTFMRAFASWVEINT from the coding sequence ATGGCACAGAAAAAGATCGCTGTTCTTGTAGGAAGCCTTCGAAAGGAATCACTGAATCGCAAAATGGCAAAGGCGCTGATGACGCTATCGCCTGGTTCTCTCAAACTCGAAATTATCGAGATCGGAGGACTGCCGCTCTACGATCAGGACAGGGATGACAATCCGCCGCCTGCCTGGACCGAGTTCCGTGAACATATAAAAAATGTTGACGGTGTTCTGTTTGTCACGCCTGAGTACAACCGATCGGTTCCGGGAGCGCTCAAGAACGCTCTTGATGTGGGTTCCCGTCCCTATGGCAAAAGTGCGTGGGCTGGAAAACCGGGCGCCGTCGTGAGCGTTTCACCCGGCGCATTGGGCGGTTTCGGCGCGAACCATCACCTGAGACAATCGCTGGTGTTTATTAATGTGCCGACCATGCAACAGCCGGAAGCTTACATCGGGCAGGCCGCGAACCTCTTCGACGAGAACGGCAATATCGTCAATGAAGCGACCCGGGAATTCGCGCAGACGTTTATGCGCGCCTTTGCGTCGTGGGTTGAAATTAACACGTAG
- a CDS encoding MBL fold metallo-hydrolase, producing MIAPINNDGKYENWLPTPMFVEGGMASEIWKWIKGGERQRPGGEIPVVLLDKDSLNGKPADGLTVRWLGHSTVLIEISGHRVLIDPVFSRYASPVPGFVKRFSKAPVSADALKGIDAVVLSHDHYDHLDKDSIRSLSRSGAVFFVPAGVAAYLRKWGVPAGQIRELTWWEESTFGTLKFICVPARHFSGRGLLSRNNTLWAGWIVLSETRKLYFSGDTGYAGHFKAIGDKYGPFDLTLIKIGAYADKWPYIHVKPEEAVKGHIEVKGKMLLPVHWGTFTLALHAWDEPIIRAVKAAKQNEVRIITPIIGELVDIDKPITNRNWWEEVK from the coding sequence TTGATCGCACCGATAAATAACGACGGCAAATATGAGAACTGGCTGCCGACCCCGATGTTCGTTGAAGGCGGCATGGCATCGGAAATCTGGAAATGGATAAAGGGGGGGGAACGTCAAAGACCCGGGGGTGAAATACCGGTTGTCCTTTTGGACAAGGATTCTTTGAATGGGAAACCGGCCGACGGGCTGACGGTCCGATGGCTGGGGCATTCAACGGTCCTTATCGAGATCAGCGGTCACCGGGTGCTGATTGATCCGGTCTTCTCCCGATACGCCTCACCCGTTCCCGGGTTCGTGAAAAGATTCAGCAAAGCTCCGGTCAGCGCGGATGCACTGAAGGGGATCGATGCCGTTGTACTATCGCATGACCACTATGATCATCTGGATAAGGATTCGATCAGATCGCTTTCGCGGTCCGGGGCGGTTTTCTTTGTTCCCGCCGGGGTTGCCGCATATTTGCGGAAATGGGGCGTTCCTGCGGGGCAGATCAGGGAATTAACGTGGTGGGAGGAATCCACGTTCGGAACACTGAAATTCATCTGTGTTCCGGCGCGGCATTTTTCAGGCAGGGGGCTCTTGAGCAGAAATAACACGCTCTGGGCGGGATGGATCGTGCTGAGTGAAACAAGGAAACTGTATTTCAGCGGGGACACGGGATATGCGGGCCATTTCAAGGCCATTGGTGACAAGTATGGGCCCTTTGATCTGACGCTCATCAAGATCGGCGCTTACGCAGACAAATGGCCATATATCCATGTCAAGCCGGAAGAAGCGGTGAAAGGACATATCGAAGTAAAAGGGAAGATGCTTTTGCCGGTCCACTGGGGAACATTTACGCTGGCCCTTCACGCATGGGATGAGCCGATCATACGGGCCGTGAAAGCAGCGAAGCAAAACGAGGTCCGGATCATTACGCCGATAATTGGAGAACTCGTGGATATTGACAAGCCCATTACCAATCGGAACTGGTGGGAGGAAGTGAAATAA